The proteins below are encoded in one region of Oncorhynchus kisutch isolate 150728-3 linkage group LG14, Okis_V2, whole genome shotgun sequence:
- the LOC109903499 gene encoding cbp/p300-interacting transactivator 3-like produces the protein MADHMMMPMSHGPATALHGYRMGGMGGPPQQSVPQPGLRTLPNGQVMHYGRVPQTSMEAAMRQRPGLGMVGPAGMNGQVNSQVNGAQMGGHHHQMNQMMYNQQQQHQQQQQHQQQQQQQQHHMQQPQHPQQQYHPSGLTSQQLMASMHLQKLNTQYHGHPLGPVQGHHMANGAQYRVGPGQLASMQHMGQGGPGMVLGQNMDIDLIDEEVLTALVLELGLDRVQELPELFLCQNEFDFIPDFVSMKQQPSTVSC, from the coding sequence ATGGCAGACCACATGATGATGCCCATGTCCCACGGCCCTGCAACGGCCCTCCACGGCTACAGGATGGGGGGTATGGGCGGCCCTCCTCAGCAATCCGTGCCCCAGCCTGGCCTCCGCACCCTCCCCAACGGCCAGGTCATGCACTACGGCAGGGTGCCGCAGACCTCCATGGAGGCCGCTATGAGGCAGCGGCCCGGACTGGGGATGGTGGGGCCGGCTGGGATGAACGGTCAGGTGAACAGCCAGGTCAATGGGGCTCAGATGGGAGGACACCACCACCAGATGAACCAGATGATGTATAACCAACAACAACagcatcaacaacaacagcaacatcaacaacaacaacagcagcagcagcaccacaTGCAACAGCCCCAGCACCCTCAGCAACAGTACCACCCCAGTGGGCTCACCTCCCAGCAGCTCATGGCCTCCATGCACCTCCAGAAACTCAACACCCAATACCACGGACATCCACTGGGGCCAGTCCAGGGCCATCACATGGCCAACGGGGCCCAGTACAGAGTAGGGCCGGGTCAGCTGGCCAGCATGCAGCACATGGGTCAGGGTGGGCCAGGTATGGTGCTGGGACAGAATATGGACATAGACCTCATAGATGAGGAGGTTCTGACAGCGCTGGTGTTGGAGCTGGGTCTGGACCGGGTTCAGGAGCTCCCAGAACTGTTCCTGTGTCAGAACGAGTTTGACTTCATTCCTGACTTTGTTTCTATGAAACAGCAGCCGAGCACCGTGAGCTGCTAA